Proteins from a genomic interval of Solea solea chromosome 10, fSolSol10.1, whole genome shotgun sequence:
- the LOC131467252 gene encoding nuclear receptor coactivator 6-like has protein sequence MITLILLSCFTIIVSAVPVYPSVHPPQLSQGGVQHVQPVEATHPKPEAETAAPLLEQPQPGAPQQQGPLGGPQPVPPMQHYTWPPLGDSVMIIPLHMSMHGPQLANQPALPQQPMIFPSYGYFPLVSPSYRNQLSSPYGFPNILQAPLPQTPANQPPTINNQVVAAETPIRTAPTGNAPQPVQQQQTPQIVYMFQQPMNSALGALSSEELEMAAKMNQLGVYMPTMLTNLPSGAVQTLNQAAGLPNPEQAGVGPTAGAARASQLLRLVNTGLQPNTASVPANLKRGVQEVATDKAPAQAKLQTTQRNRRNAS, from the exons ATGATTACCCTGATCCTATTGTCATGCTTTACCATAATAGTGTCTGCAGTGCCA GTCTATCCTAGTGTCCACCCTCCACAGCTGTCGCAAGGAGGAGTTCAGCATGTTCAGCCCGTTGAAGCGACACACCCGAAACCTGAAGCCGAGACTGCAGCACCGCTCTTAGAGCAACCCCAACCTGGGGCTCCACAGCAGCAGGGTCCGCTGGGTGGCCCCCAGCCGGTTCCTCCAATGCAACACTACACCTGGCCTCCACTAGGAGACAGTGTAATGATCATTCCTCTGCATATGAGCATGCACGGACCTCAACTTGCAAACCAGCCAGCACTCCCACAGCAGCCTATG ATTTTCCCATCCTATGGATACTTCCCTCTGGTTTCACCATCATACAGGAACCAGCTG TCCTCTCCTTATGGATTCCCAAACATTCTTCAAGCACCTCTCCCACAGACTCCTGCAAATCAACCTCCAACAATCAACAATCAGGTTGTGGCTGCAGAGACACCAATTAGAACTGCTCCTACAGGCAATGCACCTCAGCCAGTGCAGCAACAACAG ACTCCCCAAATCGTCTACATGTTTCAGCAACCCAtg AACTCTGCACTTGGCGCTCTTAGTTCAGAGGAGCTCGAG atggcAGCTAAAATGAACCAGCTGGGTGTATACATGCCAACCATGCTCACAAACCTGCCCTCAGGAGCTGTTCAAACTCTAAACCAGGCTGCTGGACTCCCAAACCCCGAGCAGGCAGGTGTCGGGCCAACTGCGGGTGCAGCCAGGGCGTCACAGTTGCTGAGGCTGGTCAACACTGGACTACAGCCGAACACTGCGAGCGTCCCCGCCAATTTGAAGAGAGGAGTGCAGGAGGTGG